The Synechococcales cyanobacterium T60_A2020_003 DNA window GCTCCCAACCCAAAGCACAGCAGCATACTGGGCAGATAGCCCAACACAGCCATCCAGAGCGACTGCTCAATAATGACTTTGTAGATGATCCAGTCCGATGCGCCCATGGCCTTCAGAGTTCCAAACTCCTTAATGTGATCGGATACGGACGAGTAAAGAATCTGTCCAACGACCACCATACCTACAATGACGCCTACAACTGCGCCCAGTGCCAGAATAAATCCGACCCCTGTACTGCGTCGCCAAAAGCTGCGGGTCATCTCCGACAGTTCTGCCCGGGTATTCGCACGGGTATTTTCAAACCGCGTTTCTAAGCGCTGCACTAACTCTTGAATATCCTGCCCAGGAGTCGCTTTAATCAACACGTAGGTAATGGGATCGACAGAATTGAGCGACTGCACTTTGAAGGTCGCGTTTTCTTCGTCAGACAAATCGTCGCGCTCGTATTCAGTTGTGCAAACGAAGCCCCGCTCGCTATCCATCACGCATCGCGCTCGTGACGAAAGGCCAGCCGTTGCGTAGCCTTTGATATTCTCTAATGACGCAAAGATAAACTTACTAGAGGCAATCGACTGGGTTCCCCTAGCCAGTCCGACTAATCGGGCAGTGGCAGCATTAATGGTCGCCACATCTCCGACAGCTTCAATTTGCAGAGATTTTAGATTCGCTTCATCCGTCATGATGGTTTGCGGCTCAGCGAGATCACTCACTCGGCCTTCTATGACGTTCCACAAACGGAAAAGACGCCCCAGCGGCTCAAATCCAATGAAACGGATGGGTGCAATTTTGCCTGTTTCGCTGCGCCAGCGACCCGTTTGAAGCAGAAAGGGTTCGGCTGCGGCCACACCTTCAACCTTCAAGACGTCATCGACCGTAGAGAAGGGAAGGGGTTGAGTCAGCTCAAAATAAACAATTTCGTCTGAGCTAAGCCAGATGTCGATATTGGGATTGTTGTCAATGAGCAGTGTGGTGGATGTTGTAAAGCCCTGAAGGATACCAATTTGAATCGTGATCAAACTGACCGCGAAGATAATACCCGCCTGTGCAACCAAAAAGCGAGGAATATCTTCGAGTAAGTTCTTGCGCGCAATCGAGGCCATGATGTCAGCAAAAGAATGCTACTTCTGCTTTACCACATCCTACCCAGTCAGATCGGTTC harbors:
- a CDS encoding ABC transporter permease, with translation MASIARKNLLEDIPRFLVAQAGIIFAVSLITIQIGILQGFTTSTTLLIDNNPNIDIWLSSDEIVYFELTQPLPFSTVDDVLKVEGVAAAEPFLLQTGRWRSETGKIAPIRFIGFEPLGRLFRLWNVIEGRVSDLAEPQTIMTDEANLKSLQIEAVGDVATINAATARLVGLARGTQSIASSKFIFASLENIKGYATAGLSSRARCVMDSERGFVCTTEYERDDLSDEENATFKVQSLNSVDPITYVLIKATPGQDIQELVQRLETRFENTRANTRAELSEMTRSFWRRSTGVGFILALGAVVGVIVGMVVVGQILYSSVSDHIKEFGTLKAMGASDWIIYKVIIEQSLWMAVLGYLPSMLLCFGLGAWTFETQGIRILITPLTAFGVFLVTTGMCVGSALFAIQKVMRVDPAIVFKA